The DNA region TTGCACATGAGTCAACCGGCTTAAATGCGCACATTAGAACACCTGCGTAGACAATTATCCCCACGTAAATGTCAGATTAGACAAAATTCGCTCACTTTTATTAATAAGATTTCACCCACATTAGTTGCCAATTCAGTTgcttcatatatatgtgtactttttttttgcaaaaattaatcacAACTTATGATAAATTGAAAGGCgaaaggggtgaaaaaaagtgacaggAAAAGCCAAAGCGCACAATGAATCGTAGTTAAGTTCTGTCTAAAAGTAATTTGCACCAGTTGGTTTTCGATGcaagtttgtttttttttgaatatattCACATATGTATGTCCAATATTCACATATGTATGTCCaatattcacatatatatcTCCAACGCGATCGCTTCACCGCATTGCGGTAGCACATAATAAATAGGGCAGTACCCCTCCCTTATATTACTATAACCCCTAGGACTTTCCACCTAATGATTGCCTACATTTAACTAATTCGAAAAACGAATTACATCTAAGCGTAAATGTGATgcttatgtttttaaaagatttaaaaGTTACGAAGATGTGCCAATAACATTTTTCGACGAAAAAATCATTACTAATGCATTTGACATACGTATGGTTAAAAATGTGGcttattaatttctttttatataagaaTGAACCACATGGgtatatgcatgtgtacCCGCATTTGTAGCCACATGTGTATtcatataaacaaataaaaaagaaatgcattttgccacatttttcgaattaaaaataacacatTTATTATCTaatttgaaacaaaaaaaaaatattaaaaattaaaaatgacatgGAATAAAATCCTTTGAGGTtgcacgcaaaaaaaatcgggaaaaggaaaaccaaaaaagggaaagataaaaaaataaggaaagcGGAAAAACGGTGGAAGGAAacaatgaaaaaacaaataaagaaaaacagaaacTTCAATCTTTGGAAGGCTAACCACTTATGTAATTAATTCATTCAAATTATAAGTATTGTAGCTTCATAAATTGAGAGTAATtcataaaaacatataacaaatgaaaaagtgCATAAAATTCCTCTCCCCGCAAGTGATCCGCTTACTTTCCTTGTTCCAATTGTACACATTGTGTAATTAAGCATTTCTATAAACAACAAATGAGTGCCCAAATAATACActttgaaaatgaaattccTCCAAAAAAGagtatttattataaagtattgataaaaaatttcaaattagAAACATCAAAAAGGATGTTAAAAGAAATGTGTGCACAAATAGATACACATGAATGTACATATGTCTTAAATGTGCTTCGCCAAATATGGTTAATGTAATATGCCTACGTGCATCTGCACACAAATTTgcgttaacaaaaaaagatttcCTGAGGACGTAAGGTCACTGCATATGCAAATGTAGATCTTCACAATttgagacaaaaaaaaacgtgttgcgagatatattatatataatcttCAAAATACAACTAGCCGCTCATTCCAATGCCTTCATATTtaaccgctttttttttgataattaTATGCATGCAGTAAAAGGGTTAAAAGACAGCCAATTCTGAAACGGCAAAGAATACGTTGcgatatttaaaaaagcaaacaaTAAGCTTATTAACTTTACTGTAGACATAGAACGCATTAACTCTTCATActttagtattttttttttatgaaaattctCAATcagtatttttattttccctacTTTCTTCAGTACAATTACAAATTTGGACAAATTTTTtgtcttattttatttactatAAAGATATATTATCTTTGCAAAGGATTAATTATAAAGTATTTGTAATCTTTTAATTCACTAATTctgctttgctttttcctcaatttgtttttttttcttcaaccCAGTttagacttttttttccccttttttgtattgtcttcttttccttctattttttccctttgggtACACTTTTCGGCGCAGCAGCTTTGGCCGCTCCTTTGCcagctcccccttttgcggctcctccttttgcagctcctccttttgcatttccccctttttccgctcccccctttgccgctgccccatttgccgctcctccttttgcatttccccctttttccgctcccccctttgccgctgccccatttgccgctcccccctttgccgctcccccctttgccgctgccccatttgccgctcccccctttgccgctgccccatttgccgctcccccctttgccgctgccccatttgccgctcccccctttgccgctgcCCCATTTGTCACTGCCCCACTTGCCACTGCCTCTTTTAacgttcccccctttgccgctgccccatttgccgctcccccctttgccgctgccccatttgccgctcccccctttgccgctgcCCCATTTGTCACTGCCCCACTTGCCACTGCCTCTTTTAacgttcccccctttgccgctgccccatttgccgctgccccatttgccgctcccccctttgccgctcccccctttgccgctgcCCCATTTGTCACTGCCCCACTTGCCACTGCCTCTTTTAAcgttccccattttgatttATTATTTGGGTCTAATTTCCCCGGTTTACCGCCTTTCCCCGTtaaattatccttttttgcctttcccttTGATTTACCCTTTTTACTTGCCTTATCATCATCTATCTCTTCGTTTTCAAGTGGCACTTCACCTACCGGAGGCAAACTTCCATTTTGGATTAACCGCTCTACTTGTTCATCCAGCTTTTGTATCTCCAATTCGATTAAATCCTCTTTCGTTAGGCTACCAAAAATTTCCCCTTGGGGCggtttgtttttaattttactcATGGTAcgatattttaataatttcttttttagtttaatttttttttgaattccttttaacttaattttatattttctataatttatcataaatTGTTCTTCAACTTGGTATAATTTATCATGATCTTTCTCAGTATTGAGTTTAATTCTCTCCTTTACCGTAACTCTTTCCACCATGTCATTCAATTTAATTTCCTCCCCCactaattttaattttagctTTTGTTCTTCTAACTTTAATGTCATTATTTCGTTTAATAAAtcctttatttctttttttcctgttgTAGGGCGTGGTGCATTATTAACTGCAATCGGCATTGTTTTATctgtttctccttcttccttcttcggCGTCTTATTCACTTCTTTCGCCTTTCCTGGCGGGTTCTTTTTCACACTCGTACTTTCCTTCGTAGACACAGCTGTTTTAGCTTTCGCAGGTTTTGCGCCTTTATTCCCTTTACCTTCTGCGAGCCATCTGCCGCACTGGAAATATGGACTTAGGTCATTCTGAATCGGCTTCTCCCCCAACGATTCGGTAACGGTGCCCTGTAAAGCGAATGAACAAATgggttattttctttaaagcATCATCAATGCAGAGGGATTGATACATCATTTCAATCTTTCTCGTAAAACCGCCAATCGGGAATACACATATAAATTGAGCACACATCATGATTATCCATGCGTATGCATGTGCGTATTCCAGCTTGCCAATTTTGTCATCACTCTTAAGACGTACATTATAGGTGCGATGATTATGATGATGATATATCCATATCAGGAGTGGAACCGTGAGGATGTTTACAAAAAACGGgcacttcatttttcccctcattaTGTAACTTGGGGGTGAAGTGACATAGCGTCCGAAAAAAAACTCTTAAACGATACGTTTAGCACTGTCAAATGGTGTTTACTTGTTTAGTTCTAACACTGGATATGAAATCTCTTTTTGAATTTCTCGTAAGAGTCAACTAAAAATGGGCGTACAAAaataactataaaaaaaaaagtgtacgGGCTTGCTATACACAGGAAGAGGTTCTTTTACGCCTGTGCTTCTATAATATTTCGTGCGAAGcgtcatttaaaaaaaaaataaacactcATCCTTATAGCACATGTAAATGCAACAAATGGGTAAATAGAAAAAacgtatataaaaaagaaaagtatatatgttagcatatgtacatgtatactGCTCAGCGAAACCTACGCGAGCAATTTCCCTCAAAAGAAACAACCCCTTTGCAAGGGCAAAcattaatttacataaaacataaaataaaaaaaaaaatcacactGGTTCGAgattcttaaaaaaattctcaaaatgaatattttccTTGATAATGAGAAATTGCGAATTTTGTTAAAACGTGCATAACGGCATTTACATCACATTTAAGCTGCCATGTTCGCATAAATGGCCAGTTGTTTTGACTTATTTATTACATTGCATTGCATAGATAGCATATTACATTACAGTATAGTGAATTGCCTCATATTGtggataaaataaatacaatgTTGTGCTAGGAAAATAGAAAGGGTTAAGAAAATTCCacaattattttatccttATTAAGAAAATTGCAAACCAAACTGTTTTTTACGGGTAAATAAATCATGcagagaaatatatttttttttgtcgtaaAAATAAACCTGTTATACGTATGATTGGGAATGCCAAAACTGTTAATTTACGGCATAATTTATTGAAAAACTCAACATTTTACAAATCGGAAAtgcattataaattttattcccTAATTATTGAGGGATGGATAACCCCATTTAAAAATCCTATATACATAACTTCTACCTTTTTAGGATCATAATTAAGCACTACATTTacatttacttatttttccttcatcgCGGGATGtgtatagaaaaatatgaagcgAATTaagagagggaaaaaaaaaaaatagggaataaaaaaatatattttttttaacaaattcaGTTAAAAAGAATAGTTTAATTAACCCATTTGTAATAATGCtaaaatcttttttcattctcgTGGATCTACGAATAGAGCCCGCATCGTAGGAAATTtgtaaattatgaaaataatatgatcAAGGggaatttacatatatttgcatatattttccatatattttcatatatttgcatatatttttatatgttttcatatatttgcatatatttttatatgttttcatttattctcatttatttttatttgttcttatttatttttatttatttatatttacccCGCGTTTTGCGtgggcttttttttttttactaccattttgctcctcttAGCAACACATTTGATTTCCCTATGTTGAGCAGCTAAACATTCCATACCTGTAAGGCCCGATATGTCACAAAAAATatcccccaaaagggaactAATTTTACATCACaccatttaatttttttcacaaatggCTAACATAAAAAATCGTGCAATTCAGCAATGTGACGCGTATACCAATTTGCTTTTATGGTCATCTGATTGCGCGATTCCAATTATCCGTTGCAGAGAAaacatccattttttgtcGTTGGGGAAGATAATTTTTAACGTGAAAAATGCCTAGTGTACTCCACCCCAAATGGCGTTAAAATTAGGCCATAAACGCTATGAGTGAACCTCCTTTCGGCTTATAAAGCTTTGCAgatattttccctttcagAATAACACTTCCTGTACCCTGAACTGTGGATTTGTGCCATTTAATCCTACGATAACGCATGAAACGCTTGTGCGCCTGGTGAGTCTTATCCACTCCTGGTATCCTCTACTAATCGGTAATAATAATCTCATAGTgtactataaaaaatgttctccctttttctaATCCGCACGAATATGTTCTATTTCTGCTATGGGCTAAGATGCTCTTTCTAGTAGCAATTAtcttgtaaaaaaaaaggttttccAATTGGGAGAGATTATTTGGTGTAAAATTATCCTCCCTTTTACGCATCCTAGCCATACCGCAAACAATTCAGTGGCTTATAGACCATTCGTATTTCGCTTCGAAGTGTTAACTTATTTCTCTCTATGCGTGTTCACATCGTGAATGAGTCATCATATTTTAGGGGAGCATATTCATGTTGCCCAATTTTATGCGTCCACCTAACCTATGTGTTTACCCCTCCTCTTGAGAGATATATCATAATTTCTCTCACATAAcagagaaacaaaaaaaaaatagttcatgcatgcccatttttgaagTCGTCCGATTTGGGCATCTTCTCCCATTACGCTTCTGACAGCTCTTGAAGGCAATTttgtaatgataaaaaaaataaacgattTTTGTGCTACTCACTCGGCGTctcagaaataaaaaaaagcggatTATACATTTGCTCTCTGTCTAAGTTGTTTCAGTCGCTATATTTCCTTTATGAATCGCTAAAATGAGGAAAGCTGGGCAAAACTGCCACGCCCCCAATTTTTACGATGGACCTTATTCTTAGCCTCTTCCATGCCTTCaaataacttatttttcCATCTCTATTTAAGagaaagaaaacaaaaggaaCAGTGCCAGCGAAAAGGCACAAACTAGTGAGTAGCGACGAGTGAAATAGTCGATTCTTCATAAGGTGAGGAGTAGCAAACGGGctgcaaaaaatgatatttacCTGGGAACATAGATGCGGAAAGGGAAACTAAAATTTGTCTAATTAAACAACACCGTACGTGAGCtgtattaagaaaaaaaaaatggaaaagaagtGAAAGCACAGAATAATTTCATTCGTAATATCCATCTCATGCTCACCGTTACTGAATTATTATAATCccgctttttaaaaagccaaaatgtcattttttaaaaattaaaaaatgcaacaagTTAGTTTCCTTtaagtaaaaacaaaacatattcttaattaattttaaaagagttaaaaaaggaaaaatcaaatGAATACGGTTGGTGGAGACAAACACGGATTACCCAAACGATTCAACGCCGTTGTAGCAACTTCCATTCCGCAAAAAAGTATAATGCGCATGCGCCCATATGGGTTTAAACCCACATATGCCTGCAAAATTATGCATTGGGCGAGGGCTTAAGAAAACACTGAAGGTGCCACAAATGTAAGCTCATCAAATCGATATTGGGAtcaaacaaaataaaaaggatcaTACGTAAAAAGATATCTTTTTACGGTATCCAATGAAACGAAAATATCATTTAATTgcaattatgaaaaaaaaaaaaaaaattaagcattcaaaattaaaacaaattaaaacaaggaaaaatttccaaaaatttcCGAAATAGCTAGCTGCCACCGGTAAATACGAGGGgctaaaaattaattacagACGTGACAAAATCAAGGAGCAACTCCTTTTATACATCTTTTAAAGCTTTCCACGTAATCCTTGAAACGAGGCTTTTTTACACCGTTGGATTTCAGGTCATACTTCAATATCTTTACAAGGATGTAAAAAGATATTAAAAAACTCACGGCGGCGAATATAAAGATCACAAACTGCAAATTTTCATCATGGAAAAAACCGAATGCGGGTAATATTACTACAAATGGTAAGGCCATTATGGCACcatatttcttaattttcAGAAtcttaaattgttttttgcTAACATTTGGATCGTGTTCACGTTCATCCATGTAACTGTAcgttttaaacattttttcttctattttaGAATCCAACATTCCAACAGGGTTAGGTATTTTTACTTTCGTTTCCCTAATGCGTTTCATGCTGTCTAAGGCGGAAGGCACAACAACGTCATACTTTGTTTTGATAAAATCTTTAACTTCTTTTAAGGCCTTTTGATGATCCAACATTTTAAGTAATTCTGCGTTCATAATATTCtgcttcttcaatttttctttcatcacattaattttttcaagtgcCTCATCTAACCTCTTTTGATATTCCACCACTTTGGTCATTCCCTCACTCAATACTTTGTCTTTCATTGATTTAATCTTTTCGACAGTTTCTCCAATCTTCTTTGTATGATCTGCTATATTAATCATTTTGCTGCTCATTACTTTTTGCTTCATAACATTAAGCTGCTCTTCAagttctttcattttttttttataatcttgatattttgataatgctattttttcaatttcttctaattttttcttgttttcaGAGAAGCTTAAATTGGATCCGCCTTTTGATGGagtctttttcttcacatcACTTGACAGGGACTCACTGTACACAGTTTCAACATCACTTTGATCTTCCGAATTTCCCTTTGTATTTTTCGTGAGGATAGATGCTGCGTCACTTACTGATTCAAGTTCCGTGTCGATTTCAGCTAATAATAGTCGACTAGTTCTCAGTTGGGACATTGCAGAAACGCGGTTCACCCCTTTTAAATGTGTGCTCCATGAgctctaaaaaaaaaattataaagaatgCATGAGTGTTAACGAAAGTGTCCTAATGTTGCATCGCTATCAAGAATTGTATGTTCttttcagaaaaaatgacaacttatgaacaaaaaaatggaaaattaaaatgttgtcatgtatatatatatgtaccgATCCGCTGTCGCAGTTGGAAGCTAATGGAAAAAAGACCAGCAAGAAAACTTTCGGCAAAATGGCGagcatcatttttttgttttgcaaaaaatttgttttcattAATGCTATTTGTCATATGTAACTCTGATGGAAGATACTCCCATATATAAGTAtctgtatacatatatacaaacCTATATAttcatgtgcatatatagacatatatatagttatataGATAAATGActgagattttttttttctgtggtTTATTAAAATTGCTAGAATATGTCAACagataagttttttttttttatatttttttcatcatatatatattaaaaagaccCTTGAATTAGGGTTTCCTCAAATACGTATATAATCCAAACagtaacatatatataattatggattcccaaaaaaaaaagttatttttaaaattttatttttcacacttTTCAAATTAGTGATTATTTATATAGAAACCATTTTCAATAACTAGaacaatataattttacgtaATTGAAATTGATAGAactagttaaaaaaaaggtaaattaATCAATCGTTTAATTTTACAACAGGGCAACgttttgatatatttttttttttttttttttaaaaaacatagtATTCCATGGGCACCATTTAAAACAGAGAacaaactaaaaaaattgaatatgGGAATAccaaaaacaaataaaaatataaaatatcatGGTGCCGTACAATAAGgggaatattttaaagagGGGAAATGTTTATCCGCAATTATACGTCTTGCTACAAATTcttaataaatttgaaagGCGTACAATTTTAAGCGCGCATGTATGAAAAAACAGatttagagaaaaaaatatttcacaaTACTTCTGAATCGGTAATTTTTGTACTAATAAtataagtgaaaaaatatatttattttaaaaacatacatCAATATGTagcattatatatacatatattattttaaatccATAGTTCGAGCATACTACgtaaatttatgttattatatatttttacgaaaaaagggggaattttttcttaaaaaggcATATGAAAATGTGGATGCTAAAGCTAACTGTCttattgaatttttttatttcaaaagCTTTACTGTAAAAtggctttccttttttttttttttttttttttttccttaaaaggATCAATTT from Plasmodium vivax chromosome 4, whole genome shotgun sequence includes:
- a CDS encoding hypothetical protein (encoded by transcript PVX_002512A), whose protein sequence is MRGKMKCPFFVNILTVPLLIWIYHHHNHRTYNGTVTESLGEKPIQNDLSPYFQCGRWLAEGKGNKGAKPAKAKTAVSTKESTSVKKNPPGKAKEVNKTPKKEEGETDKTMPIAVNNAPRPTTGKKEIKDLLNEIMTLKLEEQKLKLKLVGEEIKLNDMVERVTVKERIKLNTEKDHDKLYQVEEQFMINYRKYKIKLKGIQKKIKLKKKLLKYRTMSKIKNKPPQGEIFGSLTKEDLIELEIQKLDEQVERLIQNGSLPPVGEVPLENEEIDDDKASKKGKSKGKAKKDNLTGKGGKPGKLDPNNKSKWGTLKEAVASGAVTNGAAAKGGAAKGGAANGAAANGAAAKGGTLKEAVASGAVTNGAAAKGGAANGAAAKGGAANGAAAKGGTLKEAVASGAVTNGAAAKGGAANGAAAKGGAANGAAAKGGAANGAAAKGGAAKGGAANGAAAKGGAEKGGNAKGGAANGAAAKGGAEKGGNAKGGAAKGGAAKGGAGKGAAKAAAPKSVPKGKK
- a CDS encoding Pv-fam-b protein (encoded by transcript PVX_002515A), yielding MKTNFLQNKKMMLAILPKVFLLVFFPLASNCDSGSSSWSTHLKGVNRVSAMSQLRTSRLLLAEIDTELESVSDAASILTKNTKGNSEDQSDVETVYSESLSSDVKKKTPSKGGSNLSFSENKKKLEEIEKIALSKYQDYKKKMKELEEQLNVMKQKVMSSKMINIADHTKKIGETVEKIKSMKDKVLSEGMTKVVEYQKRLDEALEKINVMKEKLKKQNIMNAELLKMLDHQKALKEVKDFIKTKYDVVVPSALDSMKRIRETKVKIPNPVGMLDSKIEEKMFKTYSYMDEREHDPNVSKKQFKILKIKKYGAIMALPFVVILPAFGFFHDENLQFVIFIFAAVSFLISFYILVKILKYDLKSNGVKKPRFKDYVESFKRCIKGVAP